The sequence TTCCGCAAAGGCGGATGCTGGGGCGGAAGATGCGGAGGCGGGTGGAGAAATCACCGTCATGGCTACTGGAGAAAACGCTGGGAAAATAAAATGGCGAACATGACTCCCGAAGAACGCGAAAAATTTAAAATGGGAATGAGCAAGTGCGGGTGGTATGATTGTGATGAGAATGCGGAAGGGAGTAAGCAGTAGGCAGTTGACAGTTAAAAGAAGACGTTCTTCAGAAATGAAGGGCGTTTTTTTATTGAAATTATAAAAAAAAAAATTTGAAGAGGAAATTTTAAAACACAAAACTGAAAACGGGAAACTGAAATCATCAAACTCCCGGCACACAGATCTTTTTCACTTTGAATCCCGCATTGCAATACACATTCAGGTAATAAATTCCTGCCGGTAATCCCTGCACACTCACCTGGAACTGGTAACGCAGTACATTCGGAAAAGTGGTGGAATAAAATATTCTTCCGAAACGATCGAACAACTGCACGTTCATATCGCCCTGGTTTTTCAATAAAGCATCCACGTAAATAAGATCGTAAGCGGGATTCGGCGTAAAATCAAAATCGACCGGTTCACAAATTCCATAGGAAAAATTCTGAGCGGAAATTCCATTGTTGCGTGCAAAGCAATCGTTGCGGTACGTTTTTCCATCGCATGCACACACGGGATCATAATGTGGGTCGCAATAAGCGCCGTTCTGAATGAGCGAACTGTCGACACATTGAGCAGCTAATTGTAACTTCCCGCAAAAGAAAAATACCAAACATGCAGCAAGCGCCGTTCTTATCATACACTAAAGATACGAAAGCCATGCTCAGGATGTTTCTCTTCTTCCTCGCACTCGCTGCGTGCGCCCCGAAAAATAATACGGATGAAAATGCAGTTTCAGACAACAGAAGTGCATTTGAAAAAAAACTTTCGAAAATGAAAGTTGCAGAAGTGGACACGCTTTACACGCACATCTGCGCACACCTCGACAAGAATAGATATGCGCTCGCTGAAAAATATGCCGCAGCTACAACCGATGCTGAAAAAAACACATTGCTCGGTAAGGCCGCACAATTATTGCTCACCACTTTATCCGATAGTATTTTTATTTGCTGGTACGGCACCGGGTGGGATTTCAACGGAACCACTACTTGTCCGCGACAGGGAAATATTGCCTGCGGATATTTCGTGACCACTGTTTTAAAACAATCGGGTTTCAACATCAAAAGAAATTTTCTTGCGCAACAGGCATCAAGCGTAATGATCCGTACTTTTTGCCCGGATGAAAAAGTGAAAACGATCACCAATAACCAGACTAAAAAAGTTTTCGATTACATGCGCGTGCAGGAGGACGGCATTTATTTCATTGGCCTCGACAATCACACGGGCTTTCTTGTAAAAAAAGGAGATGAAATAAATTTCGTGGATGCCGATTATGAAACGGGCGTCGATAAAGTGATCTGCGAACCGATGGAAGAATCTGCCATCATAAAGAATAACGGATTTTTTGTTCTTGGTGATCTCTTGCATTCGGATGAGACCATGGTGAAATGGCTGAATGGCGATGCGATCGAATAATCTTTGATGACAAATTCAACTTACCTCTATTGAAAAAAAATAATTCATTGCAAAAAATATTTCCCATTCCCGTGGCCTTGTCGTTTTTAATTATGACTGTTCTCAGCAACATCAGGAATTCTTGAAGTACATTTGCAGCAACCAAAACCTGACAAAAAATGAAACAATCATTACTTTCTTTCACATTTATTATGATGCTGGCTACTCCCGCATTTTCACAGTTGGGAAGAAACACTTCTTTCCCGCACAGCAACGAGCAGACGGTTACAAATTCTGCATTTCGCGCCAATCATTCTGCAATAAATTATTTTGCAGGAAGGCCCGTCGAATCAAACAAGCACAATGTAAGTGCATTGAGAACACCTTTCGATCCGCTGTCAACAGATGTGATCATCACTAATATTCCGGCAACGAATTTCAGGAATGTGAAGATCGCTGCTGCATTCAACGGATGGCTTTTCGCAGCGTATTCCATGAATGATGCAACAGGTGGCGGACTTGGTGCAGCTAAATCAACAGATGGAGGACTCACATGGACACCTTTCTTCGGTGTAACATCTGCCGGAATTGATTATCCTTCACTGGATCTTGTTGTTGCAGGAAATACAGTGGGAACTATTTCATTTTACATTGCCGGAATTCTTAATAATGGCGGTAGCTATTCGGCATGGGTTGATAAATTCAATGGAAATACCGGAGCATTCATGGGTGAAAATTTCAATGAAGGCAGCGCGAATACGATGTATGATATTGCTCTTGCAACTGATTATGTGAATCCCTCTTTTGTTTCTACCGGTTACAGCGTTGCAGTAATTTATACACGGACTTCCGCTCCTGCCGATTCACTTATCTATGCAGTTTCGGTTGACAGCGGCACAACTTACATTAACCGGCAGGCTGCATTCGCAACGTTAGCTTATTTGCGCAAAGCAGATATTGCTTATGGCTATTCTCCGAACCGGAACAACGGCCGTTATTTTGTAGCATTTGAATCGCGCGTTTTGTCAACGGACGATATCGGAAATGTCGGTTTCATTTATACTTCTTCTGATCCGACAACAACTTTCACCACTGCAATTTATCCCGATTCTGCAGATGCAGGAATGAGAGGCCTTATGCGTTATCCGAATATCGCTTGCGAAAATGATAATGTGAATGCAGATAGCGGACAGGTTGTTTCCATGATCACGGTCGACCGGAAATATTCTTCTACCGACTGGGATGCGCTGTCTCTTATTTCTCCGATCTCTGTGAATGCTACACTTTCCAACTGGCATCGACTTGATATTGACAATACGGTGAATACCGATGTGGAAGGCGATGTTACATTCTCCACTGCTAATTCCATGTTTGAAGTTACTTACTACGATTCCTCTCTTGCTAAACTTCTTCTTGTGAAAACAGGTTTGAATCTTACTTCAGCAAGCGCATGGACGATCGTCACTTCACAATACAATGATGTAACGACGAATCTCGCTGCTCCAAAACCACAGATCGTTGTGAGCGCAAATGATTCTGCTGCAAATCTTGCCTGGAATGCAGAAGGAATTTCCGCGCATGGCGTTCCTATGTTTGACAAAGAAGTGGT comes from Bacteroidota bacterium and encodes:
- a CDS encoding T9SS type A sorting domain-containing protein; this encodes MIRTALAACLVFFFCGKLQLAAQCVDSSLIQNGAYCDPHYDPVCACDGKTYRNDCFARNNGISAQNFSYGICEPVDFDFTPNPAYDLIYVDALLKNQGDMNVQLFDRFGRIFYSTTFPNVLRYQFQVSVQGLPAGIYYLNVYCNAGFKVKKICVPGV
- a CDS encoding T9SS type A sorting domain-containing protein, yielding MKQSLLSFTFIMMLATPAFSQLGRNTSFPHSNEQTVTNSAFRANHSAINYFAGRPVESNKHNVSALRTPFDPLSTDVIITNIPATNFRNVKIAAAFNGWLFAAYSMNDATGGGLGAAKSTDGGLTWTPFFGVTSAGIDYPSLDLVVAGNTVGTISFYIAGILNNGGSYSAWVDKFNGNTGAFMGENFNEGSANTMYDIALATDYVNPSFVSTGYSVAVIYTRTSAPADSLIYAVSVDSGTTYINRQAAFATLAYLRKADIAYGYSPNRNNGRYFVAFESRVLSTDDIGNVGFIYTSSDPTTTFTTAIYPDSADAGMRGLMRYPNIACENDNVNADSGQVVSMITVDRKYSSTDWDALSLISPISVNATLSNWHRLDIDNTVNTDVEGDVTFSTANSMFEVTYYDSSLAKLLLVKTGLNLTSASAWTIVTSQYNDVTTNLAAPKPQIVVSANDSAANLAWNAEGISAHGVPMFDKEVVTVSVHDLAGASGFDKPFPDPANDEVNFNFDLREQKNVKLEIYNMLGENISTLDMGTIAAGEHRTLVDVSSMEAGIYFYRYTAGKQLVSGKFTVTH